One Desulfobulbus oligotrophicus DNA segment encodes these proteins:
- a CDS encoding NADH-quinone oxidoreductase subunit N: MIVPAAIDWSVIVPILPELLLVGVAILLIGLDLFLPNEHQLLPWLTIVGSLAALIMVLGARPTAGFGGMFLLDGYAVVFKTICLATVIVIALMSEQFRNLIRMRQGEYYSLLMLSLVGMLLMASAGDLMVLYLGLELMALPVYALVGLHKRGQWTSEAAVKYFLTGGFASALLLFGMSLLYGLTGTTEISRIAEVISSGQLAGSSAMLAALGLCLVGCCFKVAVAPFHFWTPDVYEGAPTIITAFMSVAPKAAGFALFGRIFFFGLPHLHDHWGPILACLALLTMAVGNITALCQHNLKRMLAYSSVAHAGYAVLGLLAGTAEGIAATMTYLVIYLFMNLGAFAILMLLTSADGSGDTLDDCRGLATRHPLAAAMMLVFLFSLTGIPPTGGFIGKFYLLKSAFMAGYTLTVVGAVLFSAISAYFYLRVVRYMYMNEPVQHSSLTVSHGMHAALVLCVLGVLGTGIFPGSLLNWTVTLLTGFL; the protein is encoded by the coding sequence ATGATTGTACCTGCGGCTATCGATTGGAGCGTTATTGTTCCCATTCTTCCCGAGCTGTTACTCGTTGGTGTTGCCATCCTTCTCATCGGTCTGGATCTTTTTCTTCCAAATGAGCATCAGCTTCTGCCCTGGCTGACCATTGTCGGCTCCCTCGCTGCCTTGATCATGGTGCTGGGGGCCAGGCCGACTGCCGGTTTTGGCGGCATGTTTCTTCTTGACGGGTATGCAGTGGTCTTTAAAACGATCTGCCTGGCAACAGTGATTGTGATAGCACTGATGAGCGAGCAGTTCCGGAATCTGATCAGGATGCGACAGGGCGAGTACTACAGTCTGCTGATGCTCTCTCTGGTCGGCATGCTGCTGATGGCATCGGCAGGGGACCTCATGGTGCTTTATCTGGGACTTGAACTGATGGCGCTGCCTGTTTATGCACTGGTTGGGCTGCATAAACGAGGGCAGTGGACCAGTGAGGCTGCGGTTAAATATTTCCTCACCGGTGGTTTTGCTTCCGCTCTGCTGCTGTTCGGAATGTCGCTCCTGTACGGTCTGACCGGTACAACCGAGATCAGCCGGATTGCTGAGGTCATATCCAGCGGACAGCTTGCCGGCAGCTCAGCCATGCTGGCCGCTCTGGGACTGTGTCTGGTCGGTTGCTGTTTCAAGGTGGCTGTGGCACCGTTTCACTTCTGGACGCCGGATGTGTATGAAGGTGCGCCGACCATTATCACGGCATTTATGTCAGTGGCCCCCAAGGCAGCGGGCTTTGCCCTGTTCGGTCGGATCTTCTTCTTTGGTTTACCCCACCTGCATGATCACTGGGGACCAATCCTGGCCTGCCTGGCGTTGCTGACCATGGCCGTGGGAAACATCACCGCTCTTTGTCAGCACAACCTCAAGCGTATGCTGGCCTACTCCTCCGTTGCCCATGCCGGCTACGCGGTACTGGGTCTTCTGGCCGGTACGGCCGAGGGAATAGCCGCTACCATGACCTATCTCGTCATCTACCTCTTCATGAATCTTGGTGCCTTTGCCATTCTCATGCTGCTCACCTCAGCCGACGGCAGCGGTGACACCCTGGATGACTGCCGGGGACTTGCCACCCGCCATCCCCTGGCAGCGGCAATGATGCTGGTCTTTCTCTTTTCTCTGACCGGTATCCCGCCCACCGGTGGCTTTATCGGCAAGTTCTATCTGCTTAAATCCGCGTTCATGGCCGGATATACACTCACCGTGGTTGGTGCAGTGCTGTTCAGCGCCATTTCCGCCTATTTTTACTTACGGGTTGTCAGGTACATGTATATGAACGAACCTGTACAGCACAGCAGCCTGACAGTCTCTCACGGAATGCATGCAGCGCTTGTCCTGTGCGTGCTCGGTGTTTTAGGCACCGGCATCTTCCCGGGTTCTTTGCTGAACTGGACCGTTACACTGTTAACAGGTTTCCTGTGA